The Desulfuromonas sp. genome includes a region encoding these proteins:
- a CDS encoding restriction endonuclease subunit S, translating into MSNEVSSFELKPLGECVEVLDRLRRPINNDERRNRQGDIPYYGANGQVGTIDEWIFNEDLVLVAEDGGFFNDPVRPISYRISGKSWVNNHAHVLRPLSNMNVDWLNYSVAFQDIRHMIKGSTLKKLNQKELKKILVPCPPIDDQVRIVARIKGVMERVDEVQGLYKDLTAESKVLPVASKYDLWNECSSAFAMTPLGEAVRSAKNGLYKPKKFHGSGTLLLRMFNIRDGEMDISRSERLETTEKETSDFAVLNGDIIVSRVNSRELVGKSALVHDLTEPAVNEAMIIRLRIDSKKADGRFLSWLMNSPQFLHDLRGRAKHAIGQSSINQSDLLSTLLPLPCLEVQQEMINIKEQFLPLAIQLQDEIVKQGPAMAGLQEAILRKAFAGEL; encoded by the coding sequence ATGAGTAATGAGGTTTCTAGCTTTGAACTTAAACCACTCGGCGAATGCGTCGAGGTTCTAGATCGATTGCGTCGTCCAATCAATAACGATGAACGCCGTAATCGACAGGGAGATATACCGTATTACGGAGCAAACGGCCAGGTTGGAACAATCGACGAGTGGATATTTAATGAAGACCTTGTCCTGGTTGCCGAGGATGGCGGCTTTTTCAACGATCCAGTTCGTCCGATTTCATACCGCATTTCTGGAAAGTCATGGGTGAATAACCATGCACATGTTTTGCGACCCTTGAGCAATATGAACGTTGATTGGCTGAATTATTCAGTTGCTTTTCAAGATATTCGCCACATGATTAAAGGTTCAACGCTAAAAAAGCTGAATCAAAAAGAGTTGAAAAAGATTTTAGTGCCATGCCCGCCAATAGATGATCAAGTTCGTATTGTTGCCCGCATCAAGGGGGTGATGGAGCGGGTGGACGAAGTTCAAGGGCTTTATAAGGACTTGACTGCTGAAAGTAAAGTGCTGCCAGTGGCCAGTAAATATGATCTATGGAATGAATGCTCATCCGCATTTGCCATGACTCCACTCGGAGAAGCCGTAAGGTCGGCAAAGAATGGACTGTATAAACCCAAAAAGTTCCATGGTTCAGGCACTTTGCTTTTGCGGATGTTTAACATCCGGGATGGTGAAATGGACATTTCTCGATCCGAAAGGCTAGAGACAACTGAAAAGGAAACGTCCGATTTTGCCGTTCTAAATGGGGACATAATCGTCTCTAGAGTCAATAGCCGGGAGCTAGTAGGAAAGTCGGCACTCGTTCATGACTTAACCGAGCCTGCCGTTAATGAAGCAATGATTATTCGTCTGCGTATTGATAGCAAGAAGGCTGATGGTCGATTTCTCTCATGGCTCATGAATAGTCCGCAATTCCTTCATGACCTAAGGGGGCGGGCCAAGCATGCGATTGGGCAGTCGAGTATAAACCAGTCGGATTTGCTATCAACCTTACTTCCACTGCCATGCCTCGAAGTCCAACAGGAGATGATAAATATCAAGGAGCAATTTCTCCCCTTGGCCATTCAACTCCAAGATGAGATAGTAAAACAAGGACCGGCTATGGCGGGCCTTCAAGAAGCAATCCTCCGCAAAGCCTTCGCCGGAGAGCTGTAG
- a CDS encoding N-6 DNA methylase → MNKIIDNRRQEVQQIVKNACDELNVAGVDARNYVEQLAWLFFLKAFDEAESRREEEAAFDDGCYERRLSGEFAWPEWTKRNPDDMLEFVQGKLWTKLTSPDPKKGLGDDLLAQRFRRIFDNVRNYCRQGVTFARVVGQVNKLHFADDTDVHVLSEIYEDLLKRVAADSAGYAGEFYTQRHVIRAMVHVTQPKAGERVYDPGFGTAGFLGEAADYIRAHGNLSGKQLDELQKQTFYGIELKPLTYLLGTMNMILHGIEGANLELGDTLELHSQNVSEKDKYDVILSNPPYGGKMAQSLQTNFRVKSSATECLFVQHIMANLAKSGRAAVVIPEGVLFRGGPDQKVRQELLERFNVHTVLSLPAGCFLPYTGVKTNIIFFDRPKTDPSGEMATKNVWFYELTNDGFELKQTRKPIEGNQFPDFLDKWGEYIEGENSWIVSIEDIAERGYDLTAKNPNRKDDYEHRPALELVQSIKAKEERIMDLLGELEAILED, encoded by the coding sequence ATGAACAAAATAATCGATAACCGTCGTCAAGAAGTTCAACAAATCGTCAAAAACGCCTGCGACGAACTTAACGTTGCCGGAGTTGACGCCCGCAATTATGTCGAGCAGCTCGCCTGGCTTTTCTTTCTCAAAGCTTTCGATGAGGCCGAGTCACGCCGCGAAGAAGAAGCGGCCTTCGATGATGGCTGCTACGAGAGGCGTCTTAGTGGCGAATTTGCTTGGCCGGAATGGACCAAGCGTAACCCGGATGACATGCTGGAGTTCGTTCAGGGTAAGCTCTGGACCAAGCTGACTAGCCCCGACCCCAAAAAAGGATTGGGGGATGACCTGCTGGCCCAGCGGTTCCGGCGCATTTTTGACAATGTCCGTAACTACTGTCGTCAGGGGGTCACCTTTGCCCGCGTTGTAGGGCAGGTCAACAAGCTCCACTTCGCCGACGATACCGACGTTCACGTTTTGTCGGAAATCTATGAAGATCTCCTCAAGCGCGTTGCCGCGGACTCGGCCGGTTATGCAGGTGAATTCTACACTCAGCGTCACGTCATCCGTGCCATGGTCCATGTGACTCAGCCTAAAGCTGGAGAGCGGGTTTATGATCCCGGATTTGGCACCGCAGGCTTTTTGGGCGAAGCGGCCGATTATATTCGCGCTCACGGCAATCTGTCCGGCAAGCAGCTCGATGAATTACAGAAGCAGACCTTCTACGGCATCGAATTGAAACCCCTGACATACCTGCTCGGTACTATGAACATGATTCTCCACGGAATCGAAGGTGCTAACCTGGAACTTGGCGACACCCTTGAACTCCACAGCCAGAACGTGAGCGAAAAGGACAAGTACGACGTTATCCTGTCCAATCCTCCCTATGGTGGCAAGATGGCTCAGTCGCTGCAAACCAACTTCCGAGTGAAGTCGAGCGCCACCGAGTGCTTGTTTGTTCAGCACATTATGGCCAATCTCGCTAAAAGCGGGCGTGCTGCGGTGGTGATTCCAGAAGGTGTGCTGTTCCGAGGCGGCCCCGACCAGAAGGTGCGGCAGGAACTGCTCGAACGTTTCAACGTCCATACCGTTCTGTCGCTTCCGGCGGGCTGTTTTTTACCCTATACGGGCGTTAAAACCAATATCATTTTCTTTGATCGCCCTAAAACCGATCCTAGTGGGGAGATGGCAACAAAGAATGTCTGGTTTTACGAACTGACTAACGATGGTTTTGAGTTAAAGCAAACCAGAAAACCGATTGAAGGCAATCAGTTTCCGGATTTCTTGGACAAGTGGGGTGAGTATATCGAGGGCGAAAATTCTTGGATTGTTTCAATCGAAGATATTGCCGAGCGGGGCTACGATCTTACAGCAAAAAATCCAAATCGCAAGGACGACTATGAGCACCGTCCCGCTTTGGAGCTGGTGCAGTCAATTAAGGCGAAAGAGGAACGGATTATGGATTTGCTCGGCGAACTCGAAGCGATTCTTGAGGACTGA
- a CDS encoding DEAD/DEAH box helicase family protein, giving the protein MARNERTTCKDLIEPVLTRVGWDWEEQLHIGPGRVNITGESMYDESQAIIADYLLRHRGIPLAILEAKAETESAADGMQQASRYARRLMIRFSLASNGADWILTDNDSGDFETFSAPPSPEDIIRRLGVEVDWDRWGETFTAGYHVDQVTRKNVRPYQEMAISKALWSFAQGDDRALLLMATGTGKTFTVFQLIWKMMNGDALPKQHVLFLTDRNSLKGQAFRAFQAFGASERVAIDKETVAKGNHLVGKIFFANYQTLDEELDGKKVYEHYDPDFFDLVVIDECHRSGFGDWFGVFEHFESALQLGLTATPRELEEVKRELSSEEQRRDTYHYFGDPIYTYSLKQAVEDGFLVPYLLEERITNVDEEGFVGPDGKHYKTQNFEREIRMPDRTKAIASDLWETLGKYGLRDEKTIVFCVDDTHAAFMAAELRRLSGDPDFAARITRAERNSHQLERNFAIVGPSKPRVAVTVDLLTTGFDAPDVKNVVFVRPLRSAILYKQMKGRGTRLCEDINKRYFTIFDYSGASLLEDAEFDGHPANQQKPKKPSKPKKTTKQPETKLVGEGISVIISDTNRYVCLADGSKIPFEEYTDQSREFIQSITTKNLDELLGIWIDKNGRQDLREELRDHDIYPSAFRHYLDLPNTDDVDILAKIGFDLVRVPTRHQRVDRIWDEDIQWLDSELGIVVPGRDADRFDGNHLKYNFWQTALDHYGLYGIDDLEKARTYGAPQFAEQFGSFQNLTAKYGGAPQLKADLEAVKKHLYVSMTV; this is encoded by the coding sequence ATGGCAAGAAATGAACGGACAACTTGTAAGGATCTGATTGAACCCGTCCTGACCCGAGTCGGGTGGGACTGGGAAGAACAGCTCCACATAGGCCCAGGACGGGTTAATATTACCGGCGAGAGCATGTACGATGAGTCGCAGGCGATCATTGCTGATTACCTGCTCCGTCACCGCGGCATTCCGCTGGCAATATTGGAGGCCAAGGCCGAAACTGAGTCCGCTGCCGATGGTATGCAGCAGGCGTCTCGGTATGCACGGCGCTTGATGATCCGCTTTTCCCTTGCCAGTAACGGTGCGGATTGGATTCTTACCGATAATGACTCCGGTGATTTCGAGACATTTTCTGCTCCACCCAGTCCCGAAGACATTATCAGGCGATTGGGTGTAGAGGTCGATTGGGACCGCTGGGGCGAAACCTTCACAGCCGGCTATCACGTCGATCAGGTTACCCGTAAAAATGTACGCCCCTACCAGGAAATGGCTATCTCAAAAGCACTCTGGAGTTTTGCTCAGGGAGACGACAGAGCCTTACTTCTGATGGCCACCGGCACCGGCAAAACCTTCACCGTGTTCCAGCTAATCTGGAAGATGATGAATGGCGATGCTCTGCCCAAGCAGCATGTATTGTTTCTGACCGACCGCAACAGCCTTAAGGGCCAGGCATTCAGAGCTTTTCAGGCATTTGGTGCATCTGAGCGTGTAGCCATCGATAAAGAAACTGTCGCCAAAGGCAACCACTTGGTGGGCAAGATCTTTTTTGCCAACTACCAGACTCTTGATGAAGAACTGGATGGCAAGAAGGTCTATGAGCACTATGATCCCGATTTTTTTGATCTGGTCGTTATCGACGAATGCCATCGCTCCGGCTTCGGCGACTGGTTCGGTGTTTTTGAGCACTTCGAGAGTGCTCTCCAGCTCGGCCTTACCGCTACGCCACGAGAACTTGAAGAGGTTAAGCGCGAACTCTCCAGTGAAGAGCAGCGTCGCGATACCTATCACTATTTCGGTGATCCGATCTATACCTACAGCCTCAAACAAGCCGTAGAGGATGGTTTTTTAGTTCCCTACCTGCTTGAAGAGCGCATCACCAATGTCGATGAAGAAGGATTCGTCGGTCCTGATGGGAAGCACTACAAAACCCAGAATTTTGAGCGCGAAATCCGCATGCCGGATCGTACCAAAGCCATAGCCAGTGACCTGTGGGAAACCCTGGGTAAATACGGTTTGCGCGATGAAAAAACCATTGTCTTTTGCGTGGACGATACACATGCCGCCTTCATGGCTGCCGAGCTTCGTCGCCTTTCCGGAGATCCGGATTTCGCTGCACGCATTACCCGTGCCGAGCGCAACAGCCATCAACTAGAACGCAACTTTGCCATCGTTGGGCCAAGCAAGCCACGAGTGGCCGTTACCGTTGACCTGTTGACCACCGGCTTCGATGCCCCAGACGTGAAAAATGTGGTTTTCGTCCGGCCGTTGCGCAGTGCCATCCTTTACAAGCAGATGAAGGGGCGCGGAACACGCCTGTGTGAAGACATCAACAAGCGCTACTTTACGATCTTTGACTATTCAGGAGCCAGCCTGCTTGAAGATGCCGAATTTGATGGACATCCCGCCAATCAGCAGAAGCCCAAAAAGCCATCCAAGCCGAAGAAGACGACGAAACAGCCAGAAACCAAACTTGTCGGTGAGGGGATCTCGGTCATTATCTCGGATACCAACCGCTATGTCTGTCTGGCGGATGGAAGCAAGATCCCATTTGAGGAATATACCGATCAATCCCGTGAGTTCATTCAGAGCATCACCACCAAGAATCTCGATGAACTGCTTGGTATCTGGATTGATAAAAATGGCCGTCAGGACCTGCGAGAAGAATTGCGCGATCATGACATTTACCCCTCGGCTTTCCGCCACTACCTTGATCTGCCGAACACTGACGATGTCGACATCCTCGCTAAAATTGGCTTCGATCTGGTGCGGGTTCCGACCCGCCATCAGCGGGTGGATCGTATCTGGGATGAAGACATTCAATGGCTGGACTCGGAACTTGGCATCGTCGTTCCTGGTCGCGATGCCGACCGGTTTGACGGGAACCACCTGAAATATAATTTTTGGCAGACCGCTCTCGACCACTATGGTTTGTACGGAATCGATGACCTTGAGAAAGCCCGCACCTATGGTGCCCCGCAGTTCGCCGAGCAGTTCGGCAGCTTTCAAAACCTCACAGCCAAATATGGCGGGGCGCCTCAGCTTAAAGCTGACCTGGAAGCCGTCAAAAAACACCTTTACGTTTCAATGACAGTTTAA
- a CDS encoding sigma-54 dependent transcriptional regulator yields MSRVMFAWIGGHDFDAARGVGEGLGPIAGAAIAEHFHEIALLNNYGPDRDVDGYVEWLKGKCQSDILVTPVTLSSPIDFGAIYVAAKAHVEKILKASRQKSTPVFHLSPGTPAMSAAWIILAKGPFPGAELIQTSVMRGLEQVEMPFNIFTEFIPDLARGADSRLVQLSEGFPPESPAFEAIVHQCADMKDIVSRARLAARRDVPVLIEGETGTGKELFARAIHNESPRVAGSFVAVNCGAIPRDLFESEFFGHKKGAFTGAHRDHAGYFEQANGGTLFLDEIGEMPLDAQVKILRVLNDGMLRRLGDGQERSIDVRIIGATNRSLLSEIAVGRFREDLFYRLAVIVLGLPPLRERHGDLSLLLDAILGQVNKKLSDGPDYSHKKFSVNARNIMIRHGWPGNAREMFNTIMRICVWCQGKTIKEEDVRQALLPSPQKQNADMLQKPLGEGFKLQELQAFLSSHYIQRALKESGGNKSKAATLLGLKNYQTLNNWIEKYGLDC; encoded by the coding sequence ATGTCTAGAGTTATGTTTGCGTGGATTGGGGGGCATGATTTTGATGCTGCGAGAGGTGTCGGCGAGGGGCTTGGGCCCATAGCGGGCGCAGCTATCGCAGAGCATTTTCATGAAATCGCCTTGTTGAACAACTACGGACCCGATCGAGATGTAGATGGTTATGTTGAATGGCTTAAGGGGAAATGTCAGAGCGATATATTGGTGACCCCGGTCACACTGTCCAGTCCGATTGATTTTGGGGCGATCTACGTCGCCGCAAAGGCCCATGTTGAAAAGATACTTAAGGCCAGTCGGCAGAAGAGCACGCCCGTGTTCCATCTGAGTCCAGGGACTCCAGCCATGTCTGCGGCGTGGATCATCCTGGCCAAGGGCCCCTTTCCTGGCGCCGAGCTTATTCAGACCTCGGTCATGCGTGGACTGGAGCAGGTCGAAATGCCTTTCAATATTTTTACTGAGTTTATTCCGGACTTGGCGAGGGGGGCTGACAGTCGCCTTGTTCAACTGAGTGAGGGGTTCCCGCCAGAAAGCCCAGCCTTTGAAGCCATTGTTCACCAGTGTGCCGATATGAAGGATATCGTCAGTCGGGCCAGGTTGGCTGCAAGAAGAGATGTTCCTGTTCTGATTGAAGGTGAAACGGGGACGGGAAAAGAGCTTTTCGCGAGGGCAATCCACAACGAGAGTCCTCGCGTTGCAGGGAGTTTTGTGGCAGTCAACTGCGGCGCGATCCCCCGAGACCTTTTTGAGTCAGAGTTTTTTGGGCATAAGAAAGGGGCTTTTACTGGGGCCCACCGGGATCATGCTGGTTACTTTGAGCAGGCCAACGGGGGCACGCTTTTTCTGGACGAAATAGGCGAAATGCCACTTGATGCGCAGGTGAAGATTCTTCGAGTATTGAATGACGGCATGTTGAGGCGGCTTGGGGATGGGCAAGAGAGGTCGATTGACGTCAGGATAATTGGTGCTACCAATCGCAGTCTCCTGTCGGAGATTGCTGTAGGGCGATTTCGTGAAGATCTTTTTTATCGACTAGCCGTTATTGTGCTCGGGCTTCCACCGCTCAGGGAGAGGCATGGAGATCTCAGCCTTCTTCTGGATGCAATCCTGGGGCAGGTCAACAAGAAGTTGTCTGACGGTCCAGACTACAGTCATAAGAAATTTTCTGTAAATGCAAGAAATATTATGATTCGGCATGGTTGGCCCGGAAACGCAAGGGAGATGTTTAACACAATTATGCGCATCTGCGTCTGGTGTCAGGGCAAAACGATAAAAGAAGAAGATGTTCGCCAAGCACTTCTTCCTAGCCCTCAGAAACAGAATGCTGATATGCTGCAAAAACCTTTGGGGGAGGGGTTCAAACTTCAGGAATTACAGGCTTTTTTGTCTTCACATTACATCCAAAGAGCCCTAAAAGAGTCGGGCGGCAATAAGAGCAAAGCCGCAACCTTGCTGGGGCTCAAAAACTATCAAACCCTCAACAATTGGATCGAAAAATATGGTCTTGATTGTTGA
- a CDS encoding DUF2130 domain-containing protein, protein MNQNQQTIECPKCHNQFNIEDVIQNRMEEEIAQRIAVAKSEMEQQAAQEREALNKQEEDLARRQREQEKQVRAKIAEREHLLRKELKTEFQNENATALQTLQEELKERTQKIQQLQDKELELEKLKRKDREREKEYEIRFEREKNHFAQQIEEQIRLQEGEKIQFKLAEKDEQLNVLRKQLDEMKRKAEQGSMQIQGEVQELAIEETLRNLFLLDNIQEVPKGCTGADSIHTVQDRNCDPIGKIIYESKRTKAFQKNWIEKLKQDQQSVGADIAVLVTEVLPEGVERIGEINGVWICDYPSMKGLALALRSSICRVGEAQKAQTNKGDKMEILYGYLTGTEFKMQIEAIVEGFSNMQEGIAKERRAMEKIWKEREKQLDKVLNNAIGFYGSVKGIAGSAVPVLPLLELAEEH, encoded by the coding sequence ATGAACCAAAACCAGCAAACGATTGAATGTCCAAAGTGCCATAACCAATTCAATATTGAAGATGTCATTCAGAATCGGATGGAGGAAGAGATTGCCCAGCGAATTGCGGTGGCCAAGTCCGAGATGGAGCAACAGGCCGCACAAGAGCGGGAAGCCCTGAACAAACAAGAAGAAGACCTCGCCCGACGGCAACGAGAGCAGGAAAAACAGGTCCGGGCCAAAATAGCCGAACGCGAACATCTATTACGAAAAGAACTTAAGACCGAATTTCAAAACGAGAATGCGACCGCACTGCAGACGCTTCAAGAGGAACTTAAAGAGCGAACGCAAAAAATTCAACAGCTCCAGGACAAAGAACTGGAACTTGAGAAGCTCAAACGCAAAGACCGAGAGCGCGAGAAAGAATATGAAATTCGCTTTGAACGCGAGAAAAACCACTTTGCACAGCAGATAGAAGAACAGATCCGCCTTCAGGAAGGTGAAAAAATCCAATTCAAGCTGGCGGAAAAAGACGAGCAGTTGAATGTTTTACGCAAGCAGTTAGACGAAATGAAGCGTAAGGCCGAGCAGGGATCTATGCAGATCCAGGGTGAAGTCCAAGAACTGGCCATCGAGGAAACCCTGCGCAACCTGTTCCTTCTGGACAACATACAGGAAGTCCCCAAAGGCTGCACAGGCGCCGATTCGATCCACACCGTCCAGGATCGCAACTGTGATCCGATTGGCAAAATCATCTACGAAAGCAAGCGCACCAAGGCCTTCCAAAAGAACTGGATCGAAAAGCTCAAACAGGACCAACAAAGTGTCGGCGCCGACATTGCCGTTCTTGTCACGGAAGTCCTACCTGAAGGAGTAGAACGAATTGGCGAGATTAATGGTGTTTGGATTTGTGACTACCCGAGCATGAAGGGTCTGGCACTAGCTCTTCGGAGCAGTATCTGCCGTGTTGGCGAGGCCCAGAAAGCCCAGACGAACAAGGGCGACAAGATGGAGATCCTCTATGGTTACCTGACCGGAACCGAATTCAAGATGCAGATTGAGGCCATTGTCGAGGGGTTCAGCAACATGCAAGAAGGCATCGCAAAAGAGCGTCGCGCCATGGAAAAAATCTGGAAGGAGCGCGAAAAGCAACTGGACAAGGTCCTCAACAATGCCATCGGCTTTTACGGATCGGTGAAAGGAATCGCAGGAAGTGCAGTACCAGTTCTTCCGCTTCTTGAACTGGCAGAGGAGCACTAA